A single region of the Winslowiella toletana genome encodes:
- a CDS encoding RHS repeat-associated core domain-containing protein, producing MNSYLLAFNGERRDPLSGAYHLGNGYRAYNPQLHRFNAPDSWSPFGAGGINPYIFCAGDPINRADPSGHFNWQAALGIGFSILGVLGAIFTGGSSLVAAGSLSAALTSASLASLTVGGSALVADMTAIASVGLAHRDPHASAVLGWISFASGLLSLASELAAGVSRMTTSLNKTVWGWDSIQDVKLIAEPRDTLSPVTIFTDMHHGLRRLNVMAHSQFTARDFSARILLRSGVEFNGRRLALEIMQQVNISEYGCARTIICHSADGVVSLADQFRETTGLITTGFRGKVTSYGELPSDIREVYQLQRNPYRASTQNLRFISRIVEHKVINYRNSQRSFSLFDGAGRAYFRIGNGLDDNYQPVTFFSLERNRALQVDGELGGFSI from the coding sequence ATGAACAGCTATCTTCTGGCATTTAACGGTGAGCGCCGGGATCCGCTTAGTGGCGCTTATCACCTGGGAAACGGTTATCGGGCCTATAATCCTCAGTTACACCGCTTTAACGCGCCGGATAGCTGGAGTCCGTTTGGCGCAGGAGGAATTAACCCCTATATTTTTTGCGCTGGCGATCCGATTAATCGCGCCGATCCCAGTGGCCATTTTAACTGGCAGGCGGCATTGGGTATTGGTTTCAGCATTCTCGGCGTGCTGGGTGCCATTTTTACCGGCGGTAGCTCACTGGTGGCGGCAGGCAGCCTCAGTGCAGCACTGACCAGCGCGTCGCTGGCATCCCTGACGGTCGGCGGCAGCGCGCTGGTGGCCGATATGACCGCGATCGCCAGCGTGGGGTTAGCGCATCGCGATCCTCATGCTTCGGCGGTATTGGGCTGGATCTCTTTTGCCAGCGGGCTGCTCTCTTTAGCCAGTGAACTGGCTGCAGGCGTTAGTCGCATGACCACATCGCTGAATAAAACCGTCTGGGGATGGGATTCCATTCAGGACGTTAAGCTGATTGCTGAACCCAGAGATACATTGAGCCCGGTTACCATTTTTACGGATATGCATCACGGTCTGCGGCGTCTGAACGTCATGGCGCATAGCCAATTTACGGCACGAGACTTTAGCGCCAGAATCTTATTACGCAGTGGTGTGGAATTTAACGGACGCAGACTGGCGCTGGAGATTATGCAGCAGGTAAATATTAGTGAATATGGCTGCGCCAGAACCATTATTTGTCACTCCGCAGACGGAGTCGTCAGCCTTGCCGATCAATTCAGAGAGACCACAGGATTAATTACCACCGGCTTTCGCGGCAAAGTTACCAGCTACGGCGAACTGCCGTCAGATATCAGAGAGGTCTATCAGTTACAGCGTAATCCCTATCGCGCATCTACACAGAATTTGCGCTTTATTAGCCGGATAGTTGAGCATAAGGTGATCAATTACCGAAATTCACAACGCAGTTTCTCACTGTTTGATGGCGCTGGTCGTGCTTATTTCAGAATCGGAAATGGCCTGGACGATAACTACCAACCGGTGACCTTTTTCTCGCTGGAGCGAAACCGCGCATTACAGGTGGACGGTGAGCTGGGTGGATTCAGTATCTGA
- the ydiK gene encoding AI-2E family transporter YdiK — protein MKNLERGIDYPQIVFTLMLITLLIVACFWVVQPFILGFAWASMVVIATWPLMIKLQGLLWGRRSLAVVAMTLILILLFIIPIALLVNSLIDNSAPVIQWATSGQMQIPRLEWLKEIPMIGDKLFSSYHKLVAGGGGALMTQIQPYIGRTTGFFVAQAGHFGRLMIHLGLMLLFSVLLYWRGEQVGNGIRHFAFRLASRRGDAAVLLAGQAIRAVALGVVVTALVQGVLGGIGLAISGIPYATLLTVLMILFCLVQLGPLLVLVPAIVWLYWSGDTTWGTVLLVWSCVVGTLDNVLRPVLIRMGADLPMILILSGVIGGLFAFGMIGLFIGPVVLAVSYRLVSVWMHEAPAPDEDPQEVVEELAEFVADHEADKIPSK, from the coding sequence ATGAAAAATCTGGAACGCGGGATCGACTATCCGCAGATAGTATTTACGCTGATGCTCATTACCCTGCTGATCGTCGCGTGTTTTTGGGTCGTACAGCCGTTTATCCTTGGCTTTGCCTGGGCCAGCATGGTGGTGATTGCGACCTGGCCGCTGATGATCAAGCTACAAGGCTTACTGTGGGGTCGCCGCTCGCTGGCGGTGGTCGCCATGACGTTGATTCTGATCTTACTGTTTATTATTCCCATCGCGCTGTTGGTTAACAGCCTGATTGATAATAGTGCGCCGGTGATCCAGTGGGCGACCTCAGGGCAAATGCAGATTCCCCGGCTGGAATGGCTAAAAGAGATCCCGATGATTGGGGATAAGCTTTTTTCGAGCTATCACAAACTGGTGGCTGGCGGCGGCGGCGCGCTGATGACCCAGATACAACCTTATATCGGTCGCACCACTGGATTCTTTGTTGCTCAGGCGGGGCATTTTGGTCGGTTAATGATCCACCTTGGCCTGATGCTGCTGTTCAGCGTGCTGCTCTACTGGCGTGGTGAGCAGGTGGGTAACGGCATCCGGCATTTCGCTTTCCGCCTCGCCTCACGTCGTGGTGATGCGGCGGTATTACTGGCCGGTCAGGCGATCCGTGCTGTGGCGCTGGGCGTGGTGGTTACCGCGCTGGTACAAGGCGTGCTGGGCGGCATTGGCCTGGCGATCTCCGGTATCCCCTACGCCACGCTGTTAACCGTGTTAATGATTCTGTTCTGTCTGGTTCAGCTCGGCCCGCTGCTGGTGCTGGTTCCGGCGATCGTCTGGCTTTACTGGAGCGGTGATACCACCTGGGGCACCGTGCTGCTGGTGTGGAGCTGTGTCGTCGGTACGCTGGATAATGTGCTGCGCCCGGTACTGATCAGGATGGGGGCCGATCTGCCGATGATTCTGATCCTGTCAGGCGTTATCGGTGGCCTGTTCGCCTTTGGCATGATTGGCCTGTTTATCGGTCCGGTGGTGCTGGCGGTCTCCTATCGTCTGGTTTCCGTCTGGATGCATGAAGCCCCTGCGCCGGATGAAGATCCGCAGGAGGTGGTTGAAGAGCTGGCGGAATTTGTCGCGGATCACGAAGCGGATAAAATCCCGTCAAAGTAG
- the ydiJ gene encoding D-2-hydroxyglutarate dehydrogenase YdiJ, which translates to MIPQISQAPGLVQLVLTFLEALQQQGFTGDSATSYADRLTMSTDNSIYQLLPDAVLFPRSTADVALIARVAAEPRFASLVFTPRGGGTGTNGQSLNQGIVVDMSRHMNRILEINAEEGWVRVEAGVIKDQLNAYLKPYGYFFSPELSTSNRATLGGMINTDASGQGSLVYGKTSDHVLGLRAVLLGGEILDTREMPVELAEVLAGESSPEGVIYRTVLERCRQQRSLIVEKFPKLNRFLTGYDLRHVLSDDLQRFDLTRILCGAEGTLAFISEARLDITPLPKVRRLVNIKYDAFDSALRNAPLMVEAQALSVETVDSKVLNLAREDIVWHSVQELITDVPDRQMLGLNIVEFAGDDQALIDGQVTALCQRLDSLMAERQGGVIGWQLCHDLDGIERIYAMRKKAVGLLGNAKGRAKPIPFVEDTAVPPEQLADYIVEFRALLDSHNLSYGMFGHVDAGVLHVRPALDMCDPQQEMLMKQISDEVVALTARYGGLLWGEHGKGFRAEYSPAFFGETLYNELRRIKAAFDPANRLNPGKICAPYGVDDPMMKVDADKRGSYDRQIPVNVRSDWRGAMECNGNGLCFNFDVRSPMCPSMKITRNRIHSPKGRATLTREWLRLLAERGVDPLLLERQLPTAGVSLRGLIERTRNSWHAKKGEYDFSHEVKEAMSGCLACKACSTQCPIKIDVPGFRSRFLQLYHTRYLRPVSDHLVASVESYAPLMARAPKTFNFFLKQPWLRELSKKHIGMVDLPLLSSPTLKQQLAGHRAGNITLESLEQLSAEQREKTVLVVQDPFTSYYEAQLVADFVRLIEKLGYQPVLLPFSPNGKAQHIKGFLQRFARTAQKTADFLNRVAVLGMPLVGVDPALVLCYRDEYRQVLGEQRGEFHVQLVHEWLSTALDRRETSVASGEAWYLFGHCTEVTALPATPNQWQGIFARFGAKLENISVGCCGMAGTYGHETKNLDNSLGIYELSWHPALQKLPRQRCLATGYSCRSQVKRIEGNGMRHPLQALLEMI; encoded by the coding sequence ATGATCCCACAAATTTCTCAGGCACCTGGCCTCGTTCAGCTGGTGCTGACGTTTTTGGAAGCTTTACAGCAGCAAGGCTTTACCGGCGACAGCGCTACCAGCTACGCCGACCGCCTTACCATGTCAACGGATAACAGTATTTACCAGCTGTTACCGGATGCCGTTCTTTTCCCTCGTTCCACCGCCGATGTTGCGCTGATTGCCCGCGTTGCCGCCGAGCCACGCTTTGCCAGCCTGGTGTTTACGCCGCGCGGCGGGGGAACCGGCACCAACGGCCAGTCACTGAATCAGGGCATCGTGGTCGATATGTCACGCCATATGAACCGGATTCTGGAGATCAATGCCGAAGAGGGCTGGGTCAGGGTCGAAGCCGGGGTCATTAAAGATCAGCTTAATGCTTATCTGAAACCTTACGGCTATTTCTTCTCTCCTGAGCTGTCTACCAGTAACCGCGCGACTCTCGGCGGGATGATTAATACCGATGCTTCCGGCCAGGGCTCACTGGTGTACGGTAAAACCTCCGACCATGTGCTGGGTCTGCGTGCGGTACTGCTGGGGGGCGAAATCCTTGATACCCGCGAGATGCCGGTTGAGCTGGCGGAGGTGCTGGCCGGAGAATCGTCGCCGGAAGGTGTGATTTACCGCACGGTGCTGGAACGCTGTCGCCAGCAGCGCAGTCTGATTGTTGAAAAGTTCCCGAAACTGAACCGCTTTCTTACCGGATACGACCTGCGGCATGTGCTGAGCGACGACCTGCAACGCTTTGACCTGACCCGTATTCTGTGCGGCGCTGAGGGAACGCTGGCGTTTATCAGCGAAGCGCGGCTGGATATTACGCCACTGCCGAAAGTCCGCCGTCTGGTTAATATTAAATACGATGCGTTTGACTCTGCGCTACGCAATGCGCCACTGATGGTGGAGGCGCAAGCGCTGTCGGTAGAAACCGTCGACTCAAAAGTGCTCAACCTGGCGCGTGAGGATATTGTCTGGCATTCGGTGCAGGAACTGATTACCGATGTGCCGGATCGGCAGATGCTTGGGTTGAATATTGTAGAATTCGCCGGCGATGATCAGGCGCTGATTGACGGTCAGGTCACCGCGTTGTGCCAGCGGCTGGATAGCCTGATGGCCGAACGTCAGGGTGGAGTGATTGGCTGGCAGCTGTGTCACGACCTTGACGGCATCGAGCGTATTTATGCGATGCGTAAAAAAGCCGTTGGCCTGCTGGGTAATGCTAAAGGGCGCGCCAAACCGATCCCGTTTGTCGAGGATACGGCGGTGCCGCCGGAGCAACTGGCCGATTATATTGTTGAGTTTCGCGCATTGCTCGATAGCCACAACCTGAGCTACGGTATGTTTGGCCATGTCGATGCGGGCGTGCTGCATGTGCGCCCGGCGCTGGATATGTGCGACCCTCAACAGGAGATGCTGATGAAACAGATCTCCGATGAGGTCGTCGCGCTGACCGCACGCTACGGCGGTCTGTTATGGGGCGAACACGGTAAGGGCTTCCGCGCTGAATACAGCCCGGCGTTCTTTGGCGAGACGCTGTATAACGAGCTGCGCCGTATCAAAGCGGCGTTTGATCCCGCTAACCGGCTGAATCCGGGTAAAATCTGCGCCCCTTACGGCGTTGACGATCCGATGATGAAAGTGGATGCGGATAAGCGCGGGTCTTACGATCGGCAAATCCCGGTGAATGTGCGGAGTGACTGGCGCGGAGCTATGGAGTGTAACGGTAACGGCCTGTGCTTTAACTTTGATGTGCGCAGCCCGATGTGCCCGTCAATGAAGATTACCCGCAACCGTATCCACTCGCCGAAAGGCCGTGCCACCCTGACGCGTGAATGGTTGCGCCTGCTGGCTGAGCGGGGCGTCGATCCGCTGCTGTTGGAAAGACAACTGCCGACCGCCGGTGTTAGCCTGCGCGGTCTGATTGAGCGTACTCGCAACAGCTGGCATGCGAAGAAGGGCGAGTATGATTTCTCGCATGAAGTGAAGGAGGCGATGTCTGGCTGTCTGGCCTGTAAAGCCTGCTCGACCCAGTGCCCGATCAAGATCGATGTGCCGGGCTTCCGCTCGCGTTTCCTGCAGCTGTATCACACCCGCTACCTGCGCCCGGTGAGCGATCACCTGGTCGCCAGCGTGGAAAGTTATGCGCCGTTGATGGCGCGCGCGCCAAAAACCTTTAACTTCTTCCTGAAGCAGCCGTGGCTGCGCGAGCTGAGTAAGAAGCATATCGGCATGGTCGATCTGCCGTTGCTCTCCTCGCCTACGCTGAAGCAGCAGCTGGCCGGACACCGTGCTGGTAATATCACGCTGGAAAGCCTCGAGCAGCTGAGCGCCGAACAGCGCGAGAAAACCGTGCTGGTGGTGCAGGACCCGTTCACCAGTTACTACGAAGCGCAGCTGGTGGCAGATTTTGTCCGCCTGATTGAAAAGCTTGGGTATCAACCGGTGCTGCTGCCGTTCTCCCCTAACGGCAAAGCCCAGCACATTAAAGGTTTCCTGCAACGCTTCGCCCGTACCGCACAGAAAACCGCTGACTTCCTGAATCGCGTTGCCGTACTGGGCATGCCGTTGGTCGGTGTCGATCCGGCGTTAGTGCTCTGCTACCGTGACGAATACCGTCAGGTGCTGGGCGAACAGCGCGGAGAGTTTCATGTGCAACTGGTGCATGAGTGGCTGTCAACCGCGCTCGATCGTCGCGAAACGTCTGTTGCCAGTGGCGAAGCCTGGTATCTGTTTGGTCACTGTACTGAAGTTACCGCGCTGCCAGCCACGCCGAACCAGTGGCAGGGAATTTTTGCCCGCTTTGGTGCGAAACTGGAAAACATCAGCGTGGGCTGCTGCGGTATGGCAGGCACCTACGGTCATGAAACTAAAAATCTTGATAACTCGTTGGGAATTTATGAGCTGTCATGGCATCCGGCGTTACAGAAGTTACCGCGACAGCGCTGTCTGGCGACCGGCTACTCTTGTCGCAGCCAGGTCAAGCGGATCGAAGGTAACGGAATGCGCCATCCTCTGCAGGCGCTGCTGGAGATGATTTAA
- a CDS encoding hotdog fold thioesterase encodes MAIWQREATLEQLNQRSADCMVGHLGIRFIALNDDSLEAVMPVDQRTTQPFGLLHGGAPAVLAETLGSMAGYLCTCGEQQVVGLEINANHLRSAREGEVRGVCRALHLGRSHQVWQIEIFDRQQRLCCISRLTTSVIMAKPEQR; translated from the coding sequence ATGGCAATATGGCAACGCGAGGCGACGCTGGAACAACTGAATCAGCGCAGCGCGGATTGTATGGTCGGGCATCTCGGGATTCGCTTTATCGCCCTCAATGATGACAGCCTCGAAGCGGTGATGCCGGTGGATCAGCGCACCACTCAGCCATTTGGTCTGCTGCACGGCGGTGCACCCGCGGTGCTGGCAGAGACGCTGGGTTCAATGGCGGGTTATCTTTGTACTTGCGGGGAGCAGCAGGTGGTTGGGCTGGAGATTAATGCCAACCATCTGCGCTCTGCGCGCGAAGGTGAGGTGCGCGGCGTCTGCCGCGCGCTGCATCTTGGCCGTTCGCACCAGGTGTGGCAAATTGAGATTTTTGATCGGCAGCAGCGCTTGTGTTGCATATCCCGGCTGACGACCTCAGTAATAATGGCCAAACCTGAGCAGCGTTGA
- a CDS encoding DUF2474 domain-containing protein yields the protein MEQSQTQPVSRWWKRVLWLVVIYGGSVLALGLVATLFRLMMTAAGMKSH from the coding sequence ATGGAACAGAGTCAAACTCAGCCCGTCAGCCGCTGGTGGAAACGTGTGTTATGGCTGGTGGTAATTTATGGCGGCAGCGTGCTGGCCCTGGGCCTGGTGGCTACGCTGTTTCGCCTGATGATGACGGCAGCGGGTATGAAGTCGCACTAA
- the cydB gene encoding cytochrome d ubiquinol oxidase subunit II codes for MGVDLSIIWFTIIIFSTLMYIVMDGFDLGIGILFPFNKDAVERDMMVNTVAPVWDGNETWLVLGGAALYGAFPLAYAVILDALTVPLTVMLIGLIFRGVAFEFRFKATPEHRPFWDKSFIVGSIVATFSQGVVLGTLINGLEVTNRTYSGPALVWLTPFALFCGLGLVVAYALLGSTWLIMKTEKELHRKMTALAKPLLLTLLAIIAIVSIWTPLEHADIMQRWFSLPNLFWFLPVPVLVLAVSWALLRALKRHAHYAPFLLTLALVFLGFTGLGISIWPNIIPPHITIWQAASPPQSQGFMLVGGLLIIPVILVYTFWSYYVFRGKITPDEGYH; via the coding sequence GGTGTCGATCTGTCAATTATCTGGTTTACCATCATTATCTTTTCCACCCTGATGTATATCGTGATGGATGGTTTTGATCTCGGTATCGGCATCCTGTTTCCATTTAATAAGGATGCTGTTGAGCGCGATATGATGGTCAATACCGTTGCGCCGGTCTGGGATGGTAACGAGACCTGGCTGGTGCTGGGCGGTGCAGCGCTGTATGGCGCTTTTCCGCTGGCCTATGCAGTGATTCTTGATGCGCTGACGGTACCGCTAACGGTGATGCTGATCGGCCTGATTTTCCGTGGCGTGGCGTTTGAGTTTCGCTTTAAAGCCACCCCGGAGCATCGTCCGTTCTGGGATAAATCATTTATCGTCGGTTCGATTGTCGCGACGTTCAGCCAGGGCGTGGTGCTTGGTACCCTGATTAACGGACTGGAAGTGACCAACCGTACCTATAGCGGACCGGCACTGGTCTGGTTAACGCCCTTTGCGCTGTTCTGCGGCCTGGGCCTGGTGGTGGCCTATGCGCTGCTGGGTAGCACCTGGCTGATCATGAAAACCGAGAAAGAACTGCATCGTAAGATGACCGCGCTGGCGAAGCCACTGCTGCTGACGCTGTTGGCGATTATCGCCATTGTCAGTATCTGGACGCCGCTGGAGCATGCCGACATTATGCAGCGCTGGTTCAGTCTGCCAAATCTGTTCTGGTTCCTGCCGGTTCCGGTCCTGGTGCTGGCGGTCTCATGGGCACTGCTGCGCGCGCTGAAGCGTCATGCCCACTATGCGCCGTTTCTGCTGACGCTGGCGCTGGTGTTCCTCGGCTTTACCGGTTTGGGTATCAGCATCTGGCCAAATATCATTCCGCCGCACATCACGATCTGGCAGGCAGCGTCACCGCCACAAAGCCAGGGCTTTATGCTGGTCGGCGGCCTGCTGATTATCCCGGTGATTCTGGTGTATACCTTCTGGAGCTACTACGTGTTCCGCGGAAAAATCACGCCGGACGAAGGCTATCACTGA